In Paenibacillus protaetiae, the genomic stretch TTAACATAAAAAAGGGCGGAGCAAACGAATTCGCTTGCTCCGCCTGCAGGCTGCCGGATTGATATTCGGCAGCCTGCTTTGTTTATGAGATCGCATCCGCCAGCCCTGCGCGCTGGCGGGGGAGAACAGCCCGTTGGATGTTCCGGGCAGATAAGTCAGCCCTACGGTACGGGCTTGCTGGCAGATTGGCCAGCCCTGTGCGCTGCCTGATGAGGACACAGCATGGTGCTGGTGCGCGCTGGGCCGCCCGGCCGTCTACACTAGGCGCACTGTGCAGGAGACGGCTGGGCCGCTGGGTTGTCTACACTAGGCGCACTGTGCAGGAGCCGGCATTCCTCTCAGCCCAATAAACCTCGAGTGTGTCTCCGTCTTGCAGCGCGGCCACGCCTGCAGGAGTCCCCGTAAAAATCAGGTCTCCTTCCTTCAGGCCGAAGTTTGCCGCAATATGCTCGATCAGCTGCGGAATATGGAACAGCATATCTTTGCTGCTGCCCCGCTGCGCTTCAACGCCGCTTCGTACAAGCGTAAATTCGCTGTCCTGCAGCGCCTTCCAGCCTGGATAAGCAAGCCACTCGCCAAGCGGCGCCGAGTTTTTGAATCCTTTGGCATCCAGCCAAGGATGGCCTTTCGCTTTCAGCTTGCTTTGCACATCGCGCAGCGTCAGATCAAGGCCAAGCGCCATCGCGTCGACGCAAGCATCCGCATCCATGCCGGGCTCGTAGCTTTTGCCAACCCGCAGCACGATTTCCAGCTCAAAATGGATTTCGCCGCGCTCAGCGGGAAGCTCTACCGTTTGCCCGTTCATCGGCACCACCGCATGCGAAGGCTTCATAAATACCATCGGCGAATCGGGCACATCATTGCCCAGTTCAAGCGCATGCAGGCGATAGTTCCGTCCAATGCAATAAATGTTGCGAATATCCGTTGTCATTTGACTCTCTCCTCGTTATTTGGATCCAATCGGCATCGTCTTGCTAAATCAAACTGCAAAAATACATTTAATTGGGTCCATTTTATAGAAAAAAGGATCAACAACTGCATTTTTGCAGTTAAATCATCGCACTTGGGCTTAAATCGGTCAAAATCAGTTGAAATAACTGCATTTTTGCAGTTAAACCTTTCAAACTAGCAACTTCGTTAAAAAACAACTGCATTTTTGCAGTTTCAGTCGCGGTTACACCGGTCAAACTCGCAAGCCGGTTGCTCCGCCAGTCACGCGCACTGCCCGTCGCTTGCTCCAGCTCCACTGCCTCGTACACCCGCTTACCGCATGCTATGCCAGCCACGCGGCCCAGCCCGCCGCACCGGCACGCGAGCGCGGCGTAAATTATTTTTGCGCTGCGATTTGCTCGGCCAGCTCATTCAGTTCCGTCCAGCGGTCCATCAGCTGCTCCAGCTTCGCTTCCAGCTGCTGCTGCTGCTCCGCAAGCTCCTGCAGCTTGGCGGAGTCGCTTCCTGCCGCTTCCATTGCGGCGGCCACCGAGGCAAGCCGCTGTTCCGCTTCTTCAATCCAGCCGTCGATCTGCTCGAAGTCTTTTTGATCCTTATACGACATTTTCAGCTTGCGTTCCTTGCTTTCGCCACGAGACGCTTCCGGCCGGCTTCCGCCGCCATCGCGGCCCGTGCCCTGCTGCTTCCCGGGAGCGGCGGAAGGCGCAGCGCTTGCTGCCTGCTTGTCCGCATGCTCCTGATAATCGGAATAATTGCCCGTATGATGCGTAATGACGCCATTACCTTCAAACGCGATAATTTTGTCCACCGTCCGGTCCAGAAAGTAGCGGTCATGGGATACCACAAACACAACGCCCGGAAATTCATCCAAATACGACTCCAGCACGGTCAGCGTTGCGATGTCCAAATCATTGGTCGGCTCGTCGAGCATCAGCACGTTTGGCGCGCTCATCAGCACCCGCAGCAGCTGCAGGCGCCGCTTCTCGCCGCCGGACAGCTTGCCGATCAGGCTCCACTGCATCGCCGGCGGGAACAGGAACCGCTCCAGCATTTGCGCAGCGGAAATCGTCGTGCCGTCTCCGGTTTTGACCTGCTCCGCTTCCTCGCGGATATATTCAATAACACGAAGCGACTCGTCCATCTCTTCATGCTCCTGCGAGAACCAGCCCAGCTTCACTGTCTGGCCAAGCTCTACTGTGCCTTCGTCCGGCTGCAAATGGCCGGCAATAATTTTCATCAGCGTCGATTTGCCTTCCCCGTTGCGGCCTACGATGCCGACACGATCCTCCGGCACTGCAATATAGCTGAAATCACGAATGACCGTCCGCTCGCCAAACGATTTGCTCACGCCTTCGAGCTCCACAATTTTGCGGCCCAGCCGGGTGGAAGCTACCGAAATGTCCAGCTTGCCGCTGCCGGCCTGCGGCCCCTGCTTCTTCAAGTCTTCGAAACGGTCAATCCGTGCCTTTTGCTTCGTTGAACGCGCCTTTGCCCCGCGCCGGATCCACGCCAGCTCATTGCGCAGCAAGTTTTGCCGTTTCGCCTCGGACGCCGCTTCCCGCTCCTCACGCTCCAGCTTCAGCTCCAGAAACCGGCTGTAGTTCGCCTCATAAAAATGCGCCTTCCCTTTGTCCAGCTCAATAACGCGATTGCTGACACGGTCGAGGAAATAGCGGTCATGCGTAATCATCAGCAGCGCGCCGCGGCGTTTTTGCAGCATACTTTCGAGCCAGGCCACCGATTCGTTGTCAATATGGTTGGTCGGCTCGTCCAATATCAAAATATCCGACGGCTGCAGCAGTGCCGCTGCCATCGCCACGCGCTTGCGCTGCCCGCCGGACATCGTATCGACGCGAACGCCGCTGTCATAAATACCGAGCTTGGAAAGCGCCGTCTTGGCGTCGCTTTCCAGCTGCCATGCGTCCAGCTCATCCATCTTCTGATTCGCCGCAACAACCCGCTGCTGCAGCGCGGCATCGCCTGGATTCAGCTCCAGCGCTTCCATCGCCGCTGCATGCTCGCGTACAGCCTTCAGCTGCGGCGAATCGCCGCCCAGCACATGCTCCAGCGCCGTTTCGCCCGGCGTAAATACCGGGTCCTGCGCCAGCATCCGCACCGTTACGCGATTGCCAATCGAGATGGAGCCGGAATCCGGCGGCTCGATGCCCGCAATGACCTTCAGAAACGTCGACTTGCCGGTGCCGTTGACGCCGATAATGCCGATTTTGTCGCCGTCCTCGACGCCAAAATTCACGTCCTCAAACAGCATTTTTTCGCCGTAGCTTTTTGTTATATGTTCAACCGATAATAAATGCATTGTCAGTACCTACCTTGCCCAAACTGGTTCGGCCAGCCGGCCGCCACCCGTATCATACCATATTTTGCAGCCGTTTTGCCGCCTGCGAAAGACAAGCCGGCTCCGCGCTTTACGCGGCTGCAGTCACTGCCCATTCAGAAGGAGAATTGAAATGAATGAGGAATCTGTTGATGAATATCATTTTTATAGTGATATAAATTTGGAGGCGCTTTGGATGATCAAACGGTATTCCTATTTCTTTTTTTTGAGTTGTACAACTACTACGGCGGGCATTTTCTGATCGCTTTTCTATCCGGATTTTCGATCATCAATACTTTTTTTAAATTCAAACCCGAGTAAACATGTAAATTTAATCAAAATTAAAACATGGAGCGCGATGAAAGCGAAGCTGGTTGAGCCGCTCAGC encodes the following:
- a CDS encoding fumarylacetoacetate hydrolase family protein, producing MTTDIRNIYCIGRNYRLHALELGNDVPDSPMVFMKPSHAVVPMNGQTVELPAERGEIHFELEIVLRVGKSYEPGMDADACVDAMALGLDLTLRDVQSKLKAKGHPWLDAKGFKNSAPLGEWLAYPGWKALQDSEFTLVRSGVEAQRGSSKDMLFHIPQLIEHIAANFGLKEGDLIFTGTPAGVAALQDGDTLEVYWAERNAGSCTVRLV
- a CDS encoding ABC-F family ATP-binding cassette domain-containing protein; protein product: MHLLSVEHITKSYGEKMLFEDVNFGVEDGDKIGIIGVNGTGKSTFLKVIAGIEPPDSGSISIGNRVTVRMLAQDPVFTPGETALEHVLGGDSPQLKAVREHAAAMEALELNPGDAALQQRVVAANQKMDELDAWQLESDAKTALSKLGIYDSGVRVDTMSGGQRKRVAMAAALLQPSDILILDEPTNHIDNESVAWLESMLQKRRGALLMITHDRYFLDRVSNRVIELDKGKAHFYEANYSRFLELKLEREEREAASEAKRQNLLRNELAWIRRGAKARSTKQKARIDRFEDLKKQGPQAGSGKLDISVASTRLGRKIVELEGVSKSFGERTVIRDFSYIAVPEDRVGIVGRNGEGKSTLMKIIAGHLQPDEGTVELGQTVKLGWFSQEHEEMDESLRVIEYIREEAEQVKTGDGTTISAAQMLERFLFPPAMQWSLIGKLSGGEKRRLQLLRVLMSAPNVLMLDEPTNDLDIATLTVLESYLDEFPGVVFVVSHDRYFLDRTVDKIIAFEGNGVITHHTGNYSDYQEHADKQAASAAPSAAPGKQQGTGRDGGGSRPEASRGESKERKLKMSYKDQKDFEQIDGWIEEAEQRLASVAAAMEAAGSDSAKLQELAEQQQQLEAKLEQLMDRWTELNELAEQIAAQK